The Rhodospirillales bacterium genome has a window encoding:
- a CDS encoding replication-associated recombination protein A — protein MNTLFESQALRPLADRLRPARLEEVVGQDHLLAAAGPIGRMVGQGRLASMILWGPPGTGKTTVARLLADRTDLVFEPISAVFAGVADLRKVFERAQARRKDGLGTLLFVDEIHRFNKAQQDALLPFVEDGTVILVGATTENPSFEVNSALTSRCQVMVLNRLSEEALGELLRRAEALQGRTLPLEDDARAALANMADGDGRFLLNIAEELLVLDALEPLNREQLAEVVQRRVPVYDKAEEGHYNLISALHKSVRGSDPDASLYWLARMLDAGEDPLYVARRVVRMAIEDIGMADPEALRQAIAAKDTYDFLGSPEGELAIAQAVVYCATAPKSNAAYKAFKAATRSARESGSLTPPRIILNAPTRMMKDMGYGAGYDYDHDAPDAFSGQNYFPAGMARERYYEPVERGFEREIGKRLEYWQKLRNKRQRDTE, from the coding sequence ATGAACACGCTGTTCGAATCCCAGGCGCTGCGGCCGTTGGCCGACCGGCTGCGGCCCGCGCGGCTGGAAGAGGTCGTGGGCCAGGACCATCTGCTGGCGGCAGCCGGTCCGATCGGACGGATGGTCGGGCAGGGCAGGCTGGCGTCGATGATCCTTTGGGGCCCGCCGGGCACGGGCAAGACCACGGTCGCGCGTCTGCTGGCCGACAGGACCGACCTCGTGTTCGAGCCGATCTCGGCGGTCTTCGCCGGCGTGGCGGATCTGCGCAAGGTCTTCGAAAGGGCTCAGGCGCGGCGCAAGGACGGGCTCGGCACACTGCTGTTCGTGGATGAGATCCACCGCTTCAACAAGGCCCAGCAGGATGCGCTGCTGCCCTTTGTCGAGGACGGCACGGTCATTCTGGTCGGCGCCACGACCGAAAACCCCTCCTTCGAGGTCAATTCGGCGCTGACCTCGCGTTGTCAGGTCATGGTGCTCAACCGGCTCTCCGAGGAGGCGCTGGGTGAGCTCTTGCGGCGGGCCGAGGCGCTGCAGGGACGCACCCTGCCGCTGGAGGATGATGCCCGCGCGGCGCTGGCCAACATGGCGGACGGCGACGGCCGGTTTCTGCTCAACATCGCCGAGGAGCTTCTGGTCCTCGATGCGCTGGAGCCGCTGAACCGGGAGCAGCTTGCCGAGGTCGTGCAACGCCGCGTGCCGGTCTACGACAAGGCGGAGGAGGGGCACTACAACCTCATCAGTGCGCTCCACAAGTCCGTGCGGGGGTCTGATCCCGATGCCTCGCTCTACTGGCTCGCCAGGATGTTGGATGCAGGCGAGGATCCGCTCTATGTCGCGCGCCGGGTCGTGCGCATGGCGATCGAGGATATCGGCATGGCCGATCCAGAGGCCCTGAGGCAGGCGATTGCGGCCAAGGATACCTATGACTTCCTCGGATCGCCCGAAGGCGAATTGGCCATTGCCCAGGCCGTTGTCTATTGCGCCACGGCACCCAAATCGAATGCTGCTTACAAGGCCTTCAAAGCGGCCACGCGAAGCGCCAGGGAAAGCGGCAGCCTGACCCCGCCCAGGATCATCCTCAACGCGCCCACGCGCATGATGAAGGACATGGGCTACGGTGCAGGCTACGACTACGATCACGACGCACCCGACGCCTTCTCGGGCCAGAACTACTTCCCCGCCGGCATGGCGCGCGAGCGCTACTACGAGCCCGTCGAGCGCGGATTCGAGCGCGAGATCGGCAAGCGCCTCGAATACTGGCAGAAGCTGCGCAACAAGCGGCAACGCGACACGGAGTGA
- the crcB gene encoding fluoride efflux transporter CrcB, which yields MLKMLLFVAAGGAIGTIARYLAVVGVTALMGHGFPFGTLVVNVLGSFILGALTETLALSWSVSQEVRALLVVGFLGAFTTFSTFSLDVILQLDRGNLMLAAIYIVSSVALSVLALLAGLRLMRLVLT from the coding sequence ATGCTGAAGATGCTGCTCTTCGTCGCAGCCGGCGGCGCGATCGGGACCATAGCCCGTTACCTTGCGGTGGTCGGCGTAACGGCTCTCATGGGCCACGGTTTTCCGTTCGGCACGCTTGTGGTGAATGTGCTGGGATCCTTCATCCTTGGGGCGCTGACAGAGACGCTGGCGCTGTCCTGGTCCGTCTCGCAGGAGGTTCGGGCGCTGCTGGTGGTGGGTTTCCTCGGAGCCTTCACGACGTTCTCGACCTTTTCGCTGGACGTGATCTTGCAGTTGGATCGGGGCAATCTCATGCTGGCGGCGATCTACATCGTCTCGTCGGTTGCGCTTTCGGTTCTGGCGCTCCTTGCCGGGCTGCGGTTGATGCGTCTGGTGCTCACATGA
- a CDS encoding RluA family pseudouridine synthase, translating to MSGVQHLTVKAADAEMRLDRWFHGKFPHVGHGRLSKLLRTGQIRLDGKRCKAGDRLGAGQTVRLPPLPDADEQAAEPRRGWTPSERDLDDLAQCVIHSDDHVLVLDKPAGLAVQGGTATERHLDAMLDGLRFGVEERPRLVHRLDRDTSGVLLLARTAQAARALHKSFKGRDAEKTYWALVAGAPDPAGGCILLPLLKKGRAGGERVQVDMEEGQRAATRMRTLDHAGGKAAWLELKPLTGRTHQLRAHCAAIGHPILGDGKYGGRQAFFDRQAVARRVHLHARSICIPHPSGGVLHATAPLPADLRKSWDFFGFALENDK from the coding sequence ATGAGCGGCGTGCAGCATCTGACGGTCAAGGCGGCCGATGCCGAGATGCGGCTGGATCGCTGGTTTCACGGTAAATTTCCGCATGTCGGGCACGGCAGGCTCTCGAAGCTGCTGCGGACCGGCCAGATACGACTCGACGGCAAACGCTGCAAGGCCGGCGATCGGCTCGGCGCCGGGCAAACCGTGCGGCTGCCGCCGCTGCCCGATGCCGATGAGCAGGCCGCGGAGCCGCGCCGGGGCTGGACGCCGAGCGAGCGTGACCTCGACGATCTCGCCCAATGTGTGATTCACAGCGACGACCACGTCCTGGTCCTCGACAAACCCGCAGGTCTTGCAGTGCAGGGCGGCACGGCGACCGAACGCCATCTCGATGCCATGCTCGACGGCCTGCGCTTTGGCGTCGAAGAACGGCCGCGCCTGGTGCATCGCCTCGACCGCGACACCAGCGGTGTCCTGCTGCTGGCCCGCACAGCGCAGGCGGCGCGCGCGCTGCATAAGAGTTTCAAGGGCAGGGACGCCGAAAAGACCTACTGGGCACTTGTTGCCGGCGCCCCGGACCCCGCTGGGGGCTGCATCCTGCTGCCGTTGCTCAAGAAAGGGCGGGCCGGGGGCGAGCGGGTCCAGGTCGATATGGAAGAGGGACAGCGTGCGGCAACCCGGATGCGGACCCTCGATCATGCGGGCGGCAAGGCCGCTTGGCTGGAACTGAAGCCGCTGACCGGTCGCACGCATCAGTTGCGCGCGCATTGCGCGGCCATCGGCCATCCGATCCTGGGAGACGGCAAGTACGGCGGCCGACAGGCGTTTTTCGACCGACAGGCGGTGGCGCGTCGGGTTCATCTGCATGCCCGTTCGATCTGCATTCCCCATCCCTCCGGCGGTGTGCTGCACGCCACGGCGCCGTTGCCCGCCGACCTGCGCAAGAGCTGGGATTTCTTCGGGTTTGCGCTGGAAAATGACAAATGA
- a CDS encoding HAD hydrolase-like protein has protein sequence MNGVHLVVFDCDGTLADSQHVSTTAMDRAFQLQGLPVPSRASVRGVAGVRLDEVVTMLAPDLNAMMIAAVEEDHKRCFFALRREPDHASVSRSMRGWCSRRWARSARSPR, from the coding sequence ATGAACGGCGTTCACCTCGTTGTCTTCGACTGTGACGGCACGTTGGCTGACAGCCAGCATGTCAGCACGACAGCCATGGACCGGGCCTTTCAGCTGCAGGGGCTGCCGGTGCCGTCGCGCGCATCTGTCCGGGGCGTCGCAGGGGTGAGACTCGATGAGGTTGTGACCATGCTGGCACCGGACCTCAATGCCATGATGATCGCGGCGGTTGAGGAAGACCACAAACGTTGCTTCTTCGCCCTGCGCCGGGAGCCTGACCATGCGAGCGTGAGCCGCTCCATGAGGGGATGGTGTTCCAGGCGATGGGCGCGGTCGGCGCGGAGCCCGAGGTGA
- a CDS encoding ATPase, giving the protein MKRFYRTSGTEVLTGGHGVTLDGRPVKTPRRATLMVPTAGLAAAIANEWDGQGETVDPEIMPLMRLATTAIDRVGPERAAILEDLTAYGGSDLICYRTDSPAELAQRQMEAWQPFVDWAAARHDALLAVTSGILHVEQPEPAVSALARALEGLDDFHLMAAHTLTVSTGSLVIALAFLDRHVDGAAAFEAGCLDDLYALEVWGDDRDAWERLDGLKASILAVERFISLLHTEG; this is encoded by the coding sequence ATGAAGCGCTTCTACAGGACCAGCGGCACCGAGGTGCTCACGGGAGGCCATGGCGTCACGCTCGACGGGCGGCCGGTGAAGACCCCCAGGCGCGCCACTCTCATGGTTCCGACAGCCGGTCTGGCCGCGGCCATTGCGAACGAATGGGATGGGCAGGGCGAGACCGTCGACCCCGAGATCATGCCGTTGATGCGTCTTGCAACCACGGCCATTGATCGTGTCGGCCCCGAACGAGCGGCCATTCTGGAGGATCTCACGGCCTACGGCGGCTCCGATCTCATCTGTTACCGCACCGACAGCCCGGCTGAACTGGCCCAACGGCAGATGGAGGCCTGGCAGCCGTTCGTCGACTGGGCCGCAGCGCGGCACGATGCGCTGCTGGCGGTGACCTCCGGCATTCTGCATGTCGAGCAGCCGGAACCGGCGGTTTCAGCGCTCGCACGCGCCCTTGAGGGGCTCGACGACTTCCATCTGATGGCGGCCCACACCCTGACCGTCTCGACGGGGTCGCTGGTCATCGCGCTGGCCTTCCTCGATCGCCATGTCGATGGGGCGGCAGCGTTCGAGGCGGGCTGTCTCGACGATCTCTATGCGCTGGAGGTCTGGGGCGACGATCGCGACGCATGGGAACGTCTGGACGGCCTAAAGGCCAGCATTCTGGCGGTCGAGCGCTTCATTTCGCTTCTGCACACAGAGGGTTGA
- a CDS encoding acyl-CoA carboxylase subunit beta: MQDVIGELEERRSLARLGGGEKRIANQHAKGKLTARERIELLLDEGSFEEWDMFMEHRCAEFGMEQQKVPGDGVVTGWGTVNGRLVFVFSQDFTVFGGSLSDSHALKICKIMDRAMQVGAPVIGLNDSGGARIQEGVDSLAGYAEVFQRNVLASGVVPQISVIMGPCAGGAVYSPAMTDFIFMVKDTSYMFVTGPDVVKTVTHEVVTQEELGGATTHTSKSGVADLAFEHDVEALAEVRRFVDFLPSSNRDTAAVLETEDPTDRPEMSLDNLVPANPNRPYDMKELILKVVDEGHFFEIQPSHAANIIVGFARMEGHTVGIVANQPMVLAGCLDIDAARKAARFVRFCDCFNIPIVTFVDVPGFLPGTAQEYNGIIKHGAKLLYAYAEATVPKVTCITRKAYGGAYVVMASKHLRGDVNYAWPTSEIAVMGSKGAVEIIFRADIGDDEKIEARTQEYQERFANPFVAAQRGFIDEVIMPHNTRRRLCGALRMLRGKELENPWKKHDNIPL, from the coding sequence ATGCAGGATGTCATCGGCGAGCTTGAAGAGCGCCGTTCGCTCGCGCGCCTGGGTGGCGGCGAGAAACGCATCGCCAACCAGCATGCCAAAGGCAAGCTGACCGCGCGGGAACGGATAGAACTCCTGCTCGATGAAGGGTCCTTCGAGGAATGGGACATGTTCATGGAGCACCGCTGCGCCGAGTTCGGCATGGAGCAGCAGAAGGTGCCCGGCGACGGCGTGGTGACCGGCTGGGGAACCGTGAACGGCCGCCTCGTGTTCGTGTTCAGCCAGGATTTCACGGTGTTCGGCGGTTCGCTGTCGGATAGCCATGCGCTCAAGATCTGCAAGATCATGGATCGCGCGATGCAGGTCGGCGCGCCGGTGATTGGCCTCAACGACAGCGGCGGCGCGCGCATTCAGGAGGGCGTGGATTCGCTTGCGGGCTATGCAGAGGTGTTCCAGCGCAACGTGCTGGCCTCGGGCGTCGTACCGCAGATCTCGGTCATCATGGGCCCATGTGCGGGCGGTGCGGTCTATTCGCCCGCCATGACCGACTTCATCTTCATGGTGAAGGACACGTCCTACATGTTTGTCACCGGCCCCGACGTCGTGAAGACCGTGACCCATGAGGTCGTGACCCAAGAGGAACTGGGCGGTGCAACGACCCACACGTCGAAGTCGGGTGTCGCCGATCTGGCCTTCGAGCACGATGTCGAGGCCCTGGCCGAAGTGCGCCGGTTTGTCGATTTCCTGCCGTCGTCGAACCGCGACACGGCAGCCGTGCTGGAGACCGAGGATCCGACCGACCGGCCGGAGATGTCGCTTGACAACCTGGTGCCTGCGAACCCGAACAGGCCCTACGACATGAAGGAACTGATCCTGAAGGTGGTCGACGAGGGCCATTTCTTCGAGATCCAGCCTTCGCACGCGGCCAACATCATCGTCGGCTTCGCTCGCATGGAGGGCCATACCGTCGGCATCGTCGCCAACCAGCCGATGGTGCTGGCCGGCTGCCTCGACATCGACGCCGCGCGGAAGGCCGCGCGCTTCGTGCGTTTCTGCGACTGCTTCAACATCCCGATCGTCACCTTCGTCGACGTACCCGGTTTCCTGCCGGGTACGGCCCAGGAGTACAACGGCATCATCAAGCACGGTGCCAAGCTGCTTTACGCCTATGCCGAGGCGACCGTGCCCAAGGTCACCTGCATCACGCGCAAGGCCTACGGCGGTGCCTATGTCGTCATGGCGTCCAAGCACCTGCGCGGCGACGTGAACTATGCCTGGCCGACCTCGGAGATCGCGGTCATGGGCTCGAAGGGCGCGGTGGAGATCATCTTCCGGGCCGACATCGGCGACGACGAGAAGATCGAGGCGCGGACCCAGGAGTACCAGGAGCGTTTCGCCAATCCCTTCGTCGCCGCCCAGCGCGGCTTCATCGACGAAGTGATCATGCCCCACAACACCCGCCGTCGGCTCTGCGGTGCGCTCAGGATGCTGCGGGGCAAGGAGCTCGAAAATCCGTGGAAGAAGCACGATAATATTCCGCTCTGA
- a CDS encoding acetyl/propionyl/methylcrotonyl-CoA carboxylase subunit alpha, whose product MFRKILIANRGEIACRVIRTCRRMGIATVAVYSEADDGALHVRMADEAVYLGPPPPGQSYLLIDRIAQAIRETGAEAVHPGFGFLSENAQFVKAVEDAGAVFIGPPVGAVAAMGDKIESKKIAREAGVNVIPGVMAEIDDPDEAVKIAQQIGYPVMVKAAAGGGGKGMRVVDGDDEAREGFRAARSEAETSFGDGRVFLEKFIENPRHIEIQLMADGHGNVIWLNERECSIQRRHQKVVEEAPSPLLDAETRRIMGEQACALARAVDYRSAGTVEFVSDQDKNFYFLEMNTRLQVEHPVTEMITGLDLVEQMIRVAAGETLAFTQDDVGIDGWAMEARIYAEDPYRGFLPSIGRLSRYRTPEESATVRIDSGVEEGSEVTMFYDPMIAKLVVHGPDRAAVVVAMQEALNGFQVRGVRHNIDFLGAIMRDARFQSGALTTAFVDETWPDGFSGADFGERQKKVMAGVGLLAHLTVLARDRGISGTLDGPVAVPDRWMARFSDDHVHASARLVTGGLDMTVDSGPVAVRGAWRPGQTLFEGTVDSEPATVQIERHGTHWHLVHAGVSDSVVIMSEKAETLLARMPEKEPVDTTSMVLSPMPGMIVDVLVNEGDRVEAGQALAIVDAMKMENILRAERSGEIGKVHTARGDSVAVDQLLLEFAA is encoded by the coding sequence ATGTTCAGAAAAATTCTCATTGCGAATCGCGGCGAGATCGCCTGCCGGGTCATCAGGACCTGCCGCAGGATGGGGATCGCCACCGTGGCGGTCTATTCGGAGGCCGATGACGGTGCGCTGCATGTCCGTATGGCCGACGAGGCGGTCTATCTGGGGCCGCCGCCGCCCGGACAGAGCTACCTGCTGATCGACAGGATCGCCCAGGCGATCAGGGAAACCGGCGCCGAGGCGGTGCATCCGGGCTTTGGTTTCCTGTCGGAGAACGCGCAGTTCGTGAAGGCGGTCGAGGACGCGGGCGCTGTTTTTATCGGCCCACCGGTCGGTGCCGTGGCCGCCATGGGCGACAAGATCGAGTCCAAGAAGATCGCCCGGGAGGCCGGGGTCAACGTCATTCCCGGTGTCATGGCGGAGATCGACGATCCCGACGAGGCCGTGAAGATCGCCCAGCAGATCGGTTATCCCGTCATGGTCAAGGCCGCCGCGGGCGGTGGCGGCAAGGGCATGCGTGTCGTTGACGGCGACGACGAGGCGCGTGAGGGCTTCCGCGCGGCCCGTTCGGAGGCTGAGACGTCGTTCGGCGACGGCCGGGTCTTCCTCGAGAAGTTCATCGAGAATCCCCGTCATATCGAAATTCAGCTCATGGCCGACGGCCACGGCAATGTCATCTGGCTCAACGAGCGCGAATGTTCGATCCAGCGCCGCCACCAGAAGGTCGTTGAGGAGGCGCCGAGCCCGCTTCTGGATGCCGAGACCCGGCGCATCATGGGTGAGCAGGCCTGCGCCCTGGCGCGTGCCGTGGACTACCGTTCCGCAGGTACCGTGGAGTTTGTGTCTGATCAGGACAAGAACTTCTATTTCCTCGAAATGAATACAAGATTGCAGGTCGAGCATCCGGTGACGGAGATGATCACCGGTCTCGATCTGGTCGAACAGATGATCCGTGTCGCGGCGGGCGAGACGCTTGCCTTCACCCAGGACGACGTCGGCATTGACGGCTGGGCCATGGAGGCCCGGATCTATGCCGAGGATCCCTATCGCGGTTTCCTGCCGTCGATCGGGCGGCTGAGCCGTTACCGGACGCCAGAGGAGAGCGCGACGGTGCGGATCGACAGCGGGGTCGAGGAGGGCTCCGAGGTCACCATGTTCTACGATCCCATGATTGCGAAGCTGGTGGTGCATGGCCCTGATCGCGCGGCCGTGGTTGTGGCGATGCAGGAGGCACTCAACGGCTTCCAGGTTCGTGGTGTGCGTCACAACATCGACTTTCTCGGCGCGATCATGCGCGACGCGCGCTTCCAGAGTGGCGCTCTGACCACCGCATTTGTCGATGAAACCTGGCCTGACGGATTCTCCGGTGCCGATTTCGGCGAACGCCAAAAGAAGGTGATGGCGGGCGTCGGCCTGCTGGCCCATCTCACGGTGCTGGCCCGTGATCGTGGCATTTCCGGCACCTTGGATGGCCCTGTCGCCGTACCCGATCGCTGGATGGCCCGGTTCTCGGATGATCATGTCCACGCCTCGGCCCGACTGGTGACCGGTGGACTCGATATGACGGTCGATTCCGGCCCCGTTGCTGTGCGTGGTGCATGGCGGCCCGGGCAGACCCTGTTCGAGGGCACGGTCGACAGCGAGCCGGCGACTGTTCAGATCGAACGCCACGGTACGCATTGGCATCTGGTCCACGCCGGGGTCAGCGACAGCGTCGTCATCATGTCCGAGAAGGCAGAGACGCTGCTGGCGCGGATGCCGGAGAAGGAGCCGGTCGACACCACCTCAATGGTGCTCTCGCCCATGCCCGGCATGATCGTCGATGTGCTGGTCAACGAAGGCGACAGGGTGGAGGCCGGACAGGCTCTCGCCATCGTCGATGCCATGAAGATGGAGAACATCCTGCGCGCCGAGCGTTCGGGTGAGATCGGCAAGGTGCACACGGCCAGGGGCGACTCGGTCGCGGTCGACCAGTTGCTGCTGGAATTTGCTGCCTGA
- a CDS encoding Ppx/GppA family phosphatase — protein MSSRFTPELVGTSGHRLGIVDIGSNSIRLVVYDRLSRAPLPIVNRKAVIGLGTDVERSGRFSDSLFWQAVDAVDALVRTAHDVPVADLALLATAGVRSAGNGDDFCRTVEAKTGSIVTVLSGDEEARLSALGVVSAVPDVTGVIGDLGGGSLELVALRNGTIIGQSSLDIGPLRLIERTGGELGDATRVIDKALAKVDWLRDWIGLPFYAVGGAWRAVARLHMAQQDYPLQVVHGYRMARREARDFAGMLEHLGSETIARIRTVSAKRAETLPWGAIALERVLTVLKPNELVFSAHGLREGHHFRMLDRAIQLEDPLLSACRELAGQHRRFSDPSGALEAWLMPLASQFVEVDTRLVRAACILADIGWNEHPEYRAEQALSRILRMPWSVLDHEQRALLALTVFVRYGGSAGSGEAAGCRSLLDEDGIGEAKALGKALRLALEICAGRGHVLDKTPLERSDDSLLLAIGPDAVIASFDRIERYAASLGRALDMPVNVEQRLATLAPKKAAS, from the coding sequence ATGAGTTCGCGCTTCACGCCAGAGCTGGTCGGGACATCGGGCCACAGGCTCGGCATCGTCGACATCGGCTCGAACTCGATCCGCCTGGTGGTCTACGACCGTTTGAGTCGTGCGCCGCTGCCCATCGTCAACCGCAAGGCCGTGATCGGCCTGGGCACCGATGTCGAACGCTCGGGCCGGTTCAGCGACTCGCTCTTCTGGCAGGCCGTGGACGCCGTCGATGCCCTGGTCCGGACGGCCCATGACGTGCCCGTGGCCGACCTTGCCCTGCTCGCCACCGCAGGCGTGCGCAGCGCCGGGAACGGCGATGACTTCTGCCGCACCGTCGAAGCGAAGACCGGATCGATCGTCACGGTCCTGAGCGGTGACGAGGAGGCACGCCTGTCCGCACTGGGCGTGGTGTCGGCTGTGCCCGATGTCACAGGCGTGATCGGCGATCTGGGCGGCGGCAGCCTGGAACTGGTCGCCCTCAGGAACGGCACCATCATCGGACAGTCCTCGCTCGACATCGGTCCGCTGCGCCTGATCGAACGGACAGGTGGCGAACTCGGTGACGCCACCCGCGTGATCGACAAGGCCCTCGCGAAGGTTGATTGGCTGCGCGACTGGATCGGCCTGCCGTTTTATGCGGTCGGTGGTGCCTGGCGTGCCGTCGCCCGGCTTCACATGGCACAGCAGGACTATCCGCTGCAGGTCGTGCATGGCTATCGCATGGCTCGTCGCGAGGCGCGCGACTTCGCCGGAATGCTCGAACACCTCGGCAGCGAGACCATCGCCCGCATCCGCACGGTGTCGGCGAAACGTGCCGAGACGCTGCCGTGGGGTGCGATCGCGCTGGAACGGGTCCTCACCGTGCTCAAGCCCAACGAGTTGGTGTTCTCGGCGCACGGCCTTCGCGAGGGCCATCATTTCCGCATGCTGGATCGCGCGATCCAGTTGGAAGATCCTCTGCTGTCCGCCTGCCGCGAACTGGCCGGCCAGCATCGCCGCTTCTCCGACCCCTCCGGCGCCCTTGAAGCCTGGCTCATGCCGCTTGCCTCCCAATTCGTGGAGGTCGACACACGTCTCGTTCGGGCGGCCTGCATCCTGGCTGACATCGGCTGGAACGAGCACCCGGAGTACCGCGCCGAACAGGCGCTCAGCCGCATTCTGCGCATGCCCTGGTCCGTTCTGGACCACGAACAGCGCGCCCTTCTGGCACTCACCGTGTTCGTTCGTTACGGCGGTTCGGCCGGCTCCGGCGAAGCCGCCGGATGTCGAAGCCTGCTCGACGAGGACGGGATCGGAGAGGCCAAGGCACTGGGCAAGGCCCTCCGGCTGGCCCTTGAGATCTGCGCCGGTCGTGGCCACGTGCTCGACAAGACGCCTTTGGAACGCTCGGACGACAGTCTGTTGCTCGCGATCGGCCCCGACGCGGTGATCGCGTCCTTCGACAGGATCGAACGCTACGCCGCCTCGCTCGGCCGTGCGCTCGATATGCCGGTCAACGTCGAACAAAGGCTGGCAACACTCGCGCCCAAAAAAGCCGCCAGCTGA